The nucleotide sequence AATTACAAAACACTTACTGGAAATCAAATGGGGATCTTATTAACACATTATATGTTGAGTTCACTTAAAGAACTTAATAAACTTCCCGGTAATTCAATTGTTGTAAAGACAATTGTTACAACCGAGATGGTTTCAGAGATAACAAAGGAATATGGTGTTGAACTTATAAATGTATTAACTGGATTTAAATATATAGGTGAAAAGATAAAAGAATTTGAAGAAAATAATGATAAAAAATTTGTATTTGGGTTTGAGGAGAGTTATGGATACCTTGCCGGTAATTTTGTCAGGGATAAGGATGCAGTAATAGCATGTATGCTTATTTGTGAAATGGCACTTTATTATAAAAATAAAGGAATGAATTTATATCATGCTTTGACAGAGCTATATAATAAGTATGGATTTTATAAAGAAAAGTTAGTATCAATAGAACTTAAAGGTAAGAAAGGACATGAAAAAATAGAAAGTGCTCTTGAATTTATGAGACACTCTATGAGTTACAATTTTGGAGGATCAAAGATAGTAAAGAAGATAGACTATAAGATTGGTATAGAAAAGGATATAGTAAATATTACAGAAAATAGAGTTAATTTACCAAAATCAAATGTACTTAAATTTGTACTTGAGGATAAATCATGGTTTGCAGTAAGACCCTCTGGGACTGAGCCTAAGATAAAGATATATATGTCTGTTGTTGGTGACAGCTACAAAAATTCTGAACTAAAAATGAGTAAGTTCGAGAATAAGGTTATGGGAATCATACACAAAGCATGTGATTAATTATATAATATGTGAAAATCTGATTAATAGAATATTTTAGGAGTGGGTGCTTGTAAATATGGCTTTTAATGCGAAATTTTCAGAAGAATTATCAAAGGTTTTGTTTTTAGAATTAAGCAAAGAAAATGTAAAAAAATTATTTAATATGGATATAGATAATAGTATATATGTTCCAGTTAGAACCTATAATATAATAGATAAAGTTAAATTTGGAGAAGATTTAGCAAAAATACCTATGAGTTTTTTTATAGAAGGTATGTATTATGTTTTGGGAGCAGATCCATCATTTAGGTTTTCGAATGAATATGTGAGAATATTATCTACAATAAATGATAGTGATATATTCATAAAAGGCAAAATAGGTGAATGTGTAAAAAGCAAAAAATATAATGATGCTTATATAATGCTCAAGGGTCTGGCTCAAATAGAGGAAACAAAAGATGTATATGATAAGATGATTGTTTTATTGGAAACATTAAGAGCACAATATAGTGAATATAAAAATGAAGAGTTGGAAATTATAGAAACGGCTGAAAAAAGATATAACGATTATGCACTTCCATATCTTTATGAATGTATAATAAGGAAAGAAGAAAATGATTATGATAAAGCTTTATTTTGTATAAATAATTATATAGCAAAAGGTGGAAAACAAACGCCTGAAGTAACTGAACTCAAAGATTCTTTAAAGCTTGTTTCTGATTATGAGAAAGGCAAGGAAATATTGAATGATGATCCAACAGAGGCATTGAAACTTTTGATACCTCTTACAAATGAGTTTGGTAATGATGCAACTTTGTATTATTATATTGCAGTTGCATATAGAATGTTGGAAAATTATGAAAAAGCAATATATTATTTAAATGAGTCTATGAATATAGATAGCAATATTGTAGAAGTTGTAAATGAGATGGGGATAAATTATGCATGTATAGGTGATTATGATACGGCAATTGTTTATCTTAGAAAGGCATTTGAAGTTACTAAATCAGTTGAAATATGTACTAATCTTATAATGTGTTATGTCAATAAAAATGATTTAAAAAATGCGAAAATCCATCTTGAGCTAGCGAAGAAATTAAATTCAGAGGATGAGGTTGTAAAAGAGATAGATCAGTATTTTTTAAAAAATAAAATTTAAGTATTACAACATATATATAGGGTTATAAATAAAAGCTTAACTTATGCTCCGGCCGGGATTTTCAAAATTCGTCACGTAAAAAATTTCTAGTAAGTCTAAGCTTGCGTTCATAAAAGTCTAAGCAGATTTTATAAACTCGCTTTGCTCAAACATATAAAATCTACTAAGACTTTTAAGAACGCCTCGCTAATACTTACTACAAAATTTTTTAATGTGCCTAAATTTTAGAAATCCCAGCCTATGCATAAGTTAAGCTTAGACTTGTAGACCCTATAGCAGATACAATAGAAAGGGGAAACATGCTTATGAAAGTAAAGAAAGCGATAATACCTGCGGCTGGACTTGGAACTAGATTTTTGCCTGCGACTAAAGCTCAACCGAAAGAAATGCTTCCTATAGTTGATAAACCAACTATTCAATATATTATAGAAGAGGCTGTAGCTTCAGGTATAGAGGAAATACTTATAATAACTGGAAGAAATAAGAGAGCTATAGAAGATCATTTTGATAAGTCTGTAGAACTTGAGAAAGAGCTTAATGAGCATGGAAAGGAAGAATTGCTTTCCATGGTAAAAGAAATATCTAATATGGTTGATATATATTATATAAGACAAAAGGAACCAAAGGGACTCGGACACGCTATAAATTGTGCGAGAACTTTTGTTGGAAATGAACCATTTGCAGTAATGCTTGGTGATGATGTTGTTGACAGTAAAATTCCATGTCTAAAACAACTTATAGATTGCTTTAATGAATACAGAACATCAATAATAGGAGTTCAAGAGGTTCCAAGAGAGGATGTATATAAATACGGTATCATAAAAGGAATGTACATAGAAGACAGAGTTTATAAAGTTAAGGATCTAATTGAAAAACCAAAAGTTAAAGAAGCACCCTCAAATATGGCAATACTAGGAAGATATATAATAACACCTACAATATTTGATATACTGAGTAATACCTCTCCAGGAAAAGGTGGAGAAATACAGCTTACAGACGCTCTTAAGACTTTAATTAAGTGTGAGGCTATGTATGCTTATAACTTTGAGGGCAGAAGATATGATGTTGGAGATAAACTTGGATTTTTGGAAGCCACAGTTGAATATGCACTTAAGAGGGATGAACTTAAGAAACCATTTATGGAATATTTATTAGATTTAAGTAATAAGGAACTATTTAAAACTCTCGAAAAGGAAATAATAACTAAAAAAAAGCAAGAATAAGGTGCGTATATTGCGTATCAAGCGTTGTTGTAAGCACCATAAGTAGAATTCTTACTTCCGTGAAATACTGTAAGGCTTTGACACGTTAAAACTTTTTATAAATCTAAGACGAAGTGCTGTGAAAAAGTTTTAAATGTGTCTTCGGCTCACAGTATTCCACTACGTAAGAAAATTCTACTTATGTTTGCAACTTTAAGGGGCTAGGGCGATTAGCCTTGTTGATTTATATTATAATCATAATTTTTGGGTATATGGTATAAGGCCTGTGTCATTTTTCAGTAAGCAGGCTTACAGTCCTTTTTTAGTGATATTGATATATAAATTTACTAATTTAGTTATTAGAACGTTAACTTCCCGGGTATATAGTAAAACTCACATTTAAATTTAAATAATTCAATAGGACTAATCGTCCTGGAATCATTTCATTTATCTAAAATTTAAGTTAAATATCTTTTATGCCCCAAAAGATCTTAAAGTTT is from Clostridium fermenticellae and encodes:
- a CDS encoding tetratricopeptide repeat protein gives rise to the protein MAFNAKFSEELSKVLFLELSKENVKKLFNMDIDNSIYVPVRTYNIIDKVKFGEDLAKIPMSFFIEGMYYVLGADPSFRFSNEYVRILSTINDSDIFIKGKIGECVKSKKYNDAYIMLKGLAQIEETKDVYDKMIVLLETLRAQYSEYKNEELEIIETAEKRYNDYALPYLYECIIRKEENDYDKALFCINNYIAKGGKQTPEVTELKDSLKLVSDYEKGKEILNDDPTEALKLLIPLTNEFGNDATLYYYIAVAYRMLENYEKAIYYLNESMNIDSNIVEVVNEMGINYACIGDYDTAIVYLRKAFEVTKSVEICTNLIMCYVNKNDLKNAKIHLELAKKLNSEDEVVKEIDQYFLKNKI
- the galU gene encoding UTP--glucose-1-phosphate uridylyltransferase GalU, with protein sequence MKVKKAIIPAAGLGTRFLPATKAQPKEMLPIVDKPTIQYIIEEAVASGIEEILIITGRNKRAIEDHFDKSVELEKELNEHGKEELLSMVKEISNMVDIYYIRQKEPKGLGHAINCARTFVGNEPFAVMLGDDVVDSKIPCLKQLIDCFNEYRTSIIGVQEVPREDVYKYGIIKGMYIEDRVYKVKDLIEKPKVKEAPSNMAILGRYIITPTIFDILSNTSPGKGGEIQLTDALKTLIKCEAMYAYNFEGRRYDVGDKLGFLEATVEYALKRDELKKPFMEYLLDLSNKELFKTLEKEIITKKKQE